A window from Sus scrofa isolate TJ Tabasco breed Duroc chromosome 2, Sscrofa11.1, whole genome shotgun sequence encodes these proteins:
- the LOC110259603 gene encoding olfactory receptor 6M1-like, whose translation MERGNWTLVTEFILVGIPTTRALGVLLFLIFSLVYLVTVLGNTLIITLIFVDCRLHSPMYFFLSNLSFSEILTTTCAVPKMLSGFLSERKIISVGECSAQSYFYFLSGCTEFILFAVMSYDRYVAICNPLQYPMIMTSSLCVHLVILSWVGGFLLILPSTVLKAGLPYCGPNVIDHFFCDSAPLLHLACADIHFIELLDFLSSLVLLISSLSLTVVSYVYIISTILKIPSGQGQRKAFATCASHFTVVSMGYGISIFVYVRPSQKSSLHLNKILFILSSVVTPLLNPFIFSLRNETMKDALKDNLAKCQKFLKGMRFKLL comes from the coding sequence atggaAAGAGGAAATTGGACATTGGTGACTGAGTTTATTCTTGTGGGGATACCAACGACCAGAGCCCTTGGAGTCCTCCtgttcttgattttctcattggtCTATCTGGTGACTGTCCTTGGAAATACCCTAATCATTACTCTAATTTTTGTGGATTGCAGGCTTCACtcacccatgtatttcttcctcagcaATCTCTCTTTCAGTGAAATATTAACCACGACCTGTGCTGTTCCCAAGATGTTGTCAGGCTTCCTTTCAGAGAGAAAGATCATCTCAGTTGGAGAATGCTCTGCCCAGTCCTATTTCTACTTCCTTTCTGGATGCACTGAGTTTATCCTTTTTGCTgtcatgtcctatgaccgctatgtggccatttgcAACCCCCTTCAGTACCCTATGATTATGACTAGCTCACTCTGTGTTCATCTTGTCATCCTCTCCTGGGTGGGTGGCTTTCTCCTGATCCTCCCATCCACTGTCCTTAAGGCAGGACTACCATACTGTGGCCCCAATGTGATTGATCACTTTTTCTGTGACAGTGCCCCTCTCCTCCACTTGGCTTGTGCTGACATACATTTCATAGAGCTGTTGGACTTCCTCAGCTCCCTGGTCCTGCTCATCAGCTCCCTCTCCCTCACAGTGGTCTCCTATGTTTACATCATCTCCACCATTCTGAAGATACCCTCAGGCCAAGGTCAACGCAAAGCCTTTGCTACCTGTGCCTCTCACTTCACTGTGGTCTCTATGGGCTATGGAATCTCCATCTTTGTCTATGTCCGCCCCTCACAGAAGAGCAGCCTGCACCTCAACAAGATCCTCTTCATCCTCTCCAGTGTCGTCACACCACTCCTGAATCCCTTCATCTTCAGTTTACGAAATGAAACCATGAAAGACGCTCTGAAGGACAACTTGGCCAAGTGTCAGAAATTTCTCAAGGGAATGAGATTcaaattactttga